From the Rhodobacteraceae bacterium M382 genome, one window contains:
- a CDS encoding C-terminal binding protein yields the protein MKIAFTDFVQPDLDLETALITDAGLEMVVADPHCTTEDEVIALVKSSGADAIVSLYAPITEKVFAALPNLRIVSVPLVGVDAIDMEAAGKHGVWIAHIPDAWVSEVGVHAAAMALSLVRHLPFYDRSVRERRWNYEEPGVLHRTHDMTFGLMGCGRIGQQAARSAAPSFGKVIAYDPYMPADACPDCIAQVATIEELFERAHVVSLHSPLTAETKHIVNADLLDRMQKGSFIVNASRGALIDPNALLAALDSGQLGGAGLDVFEVEPPNPDDPLLHHPRTVVSPHAAYYSVEADEEGRSRAIKNVITYANTGAPDHYVVKGEK from the coding sequence CTAGAAACCGCGCTCATCACTGACGCCGGGCTCGAGATGGTCGTGGCGGACCCGCACTGCACCACCGAAGATGAGGTGATCGCACTAGTCAAATCCAGCGGTGCCGATGCCATCGTGTCGCTTTATGCGCCGATCACCGAAAAGGTGTTTGCCGCCCTGCCCAACCTTCGCATCGTCAGCGTGCCGCTGGTCGGCGTCGATGCCATCGATATGGAAGCGGCAGGCAAACACGGTGTCTGGATCGCCCATATCCCCGACGCCTGGGTGTCCGAGGTCGGCGTGCATGCAGCCGCCATGGCCCTGTCGCTGGTCCGCCATCTGCCCTTCTATGACCGCTCGGTGCGCGAACGTCGCTGGAACTACGAAGAGCCCGGCGTGCTGCACCGCACCCATGACATGACCTTCGGCCTGATGGGCTGTGGCCGTATCGGCCAGCAGGCCGCGCGCAGTGCTGCGCCCAGTTTCGGCAAGGTCATCGCCTATGACCCCTATATGCCCGCCGACGCCTGCCCCGATTGTATCGCACAGGTCGCCACGATCGAAGAGCTGTTCGAACGCGCCCATGTGGTGTCGCTGCATTCGCCGCTGACAGCGGAGACGAAACACATCGTCAACGCCGACCTTCTGGACCGGATGCAAAAGGGCAGTTTCATCGTCAACGCCTCGCGCGGAGCGCTGATCGACCCGAACGCGCTGCTGGCGGCACTGGATAGTGGTCAGCTGGGCGGCGCCGGTCTCGATGTGTTCGAGGTCGAACCGCCCAACCCGGATGATCCGCTGCTGCATCACCCGCGGACGGTCGTGTCGCCGCATGCTGCCTATTACTCGGTCGAAGCCGACGAAGAGGGCCGCTCCCGCGCCATCAAGAACGTCATCACTTACGCCAACACAGGCGCCCCGGATCACTACGTCGTCAAAGGCGAGAAATAG
- a CDS encoding 5-guanidino-2-oxopentanoate decarboxylase, translating to MPPENQTDTTEMTCGEALLHLLKAYGIDTAFGIPGYHTVEFYRNFDKMGIRQVTPRHEQGSAYGAYGYAAATGKPGVCFLVTGAGVTNGATAIGEAYSNSIPMLVFTTMNNVHELGMNGGRMHELRSQEDILGQVSAFTHTLLDAKNLPEVLARAFTAFNSGRPRPVSIQIPQDVLAGPAGFDIDAWPTAPRAGPDPEETVRITDMLADAKTPMIVVGGGAIRASDEVLKLAERLDAPVVNSCAGKGVIPEDHPLCLGFTQAFDPVRDMLRDADVVLAVGTEFAEPDRYFTADYPINGQLIRIDIDPGQLMHYSKPSAALLSDSKSALTAILSGLEHRNGPQVTTAGATRVVEASAQFNGDLCKESPKHKKALEIIHDVLPDNTIISADASQICYTGLYHYPMKHPNLFHFPNGYAAMGFGMPVAIGMKVGAGDRPVACITGDGSFQMTIEELAAAVEQNLSIPIVVWSNGGYQEIREYMDSKGLPTIGCNIYNPDFTKIAEAFGARGFHPQSGDELRAALETALVSEGPTIIEIDETDAWLQ from the coding sequence ATGCCCCCTGAAAATCAAACCGATACAACCGAAATGACCTGCGGCGAGGCGTTGCTGCATCTACTCAAGGCCTACGGGATCGACACCGCCTTTGGCATCCCCGGTTATCACACCGTCGAATTCTACCGGAACTTTGACAAAATGGGGATCCGCCAGGTAACCCCGCGCCACGAACAGGGCTCGGCCTATGGTGCTTATGGCTATGCCGCGGCGACCGGCAAACCGGGCGTCTGTTTCCTGGTCACCGGCGCAGGCGTCACCAACGGCGCCACCGCGATTGGCGAGGCTTATTCCAATTCGATCCCGATGCTGGTGTTCACCACCATGAACAACGTGCATGAACTGGGCATGAACGGCGGGCGAATGCACGAACTGCGCTCGCAAGAGGACATCCTGGGTCAGGTTTCGGCGTTCACCCACACCCTGCTCGACGCCAAGAACCTGCCCGAAGTTCTGGCGCGTGCCTTTACCGCTTTCAACTCGGGCCGTCCGCGCCCTGTCAGCATTCAGATCCCGCAGGACGTGCTGGCAGGCCCGGCAGGCTTTGACATCGACGCCTGGCCCACAGCGCCGCGGGCAGGTCCCGACCCGGAAGAAACCGTGCGGATCACCGATATGCTGGCCGATGCCAAAACACCGATGATCGTCGTGGGCGGTGGCGCAATCCGGGCTTCGGACGAAGTGTTGAAACTGGCCGAACGGCTGGACGCGCCGGTGGTCAACAGCTGCGCGGGCAAGGGCGTCATCCCCGAAGATCACCCGCTGTGCCTGGGCTTCACCCAGGCGTTCGACCCGGTGCGCGACATGCTGCGGGATGCGGATGTGGTGCTGGCCGTAGGCACGGAATTTGCCGAACCCGACCGCTATTTCACCGCTGATTACCCGATCAATGGCCAATTGATCCGCATCGACATCGACCCCGGTCAGCTGATGCATTATTCGAAACCCAGCGCCGCGTTGCTGAGCGACAGCAAATCCGCGCTGACCGCGATCCTGTCGGGGCTGGAACACCGCAACGGTCCGCAGGTGACCACCGCCGGCGCGACACGCGTGGTCGAAGCAAGCGCCCAGTTCAACGGCGATCTGTGCAAGGAATCCCCGAAACACAAAAAAGCGCTGGAGATCATCCACGACGTGCTGCCAGATAATACTATCATCAGCGCCGACGCCTCGCAGATCTGCTACACGGGGCTCTATCACTATCCGATGAAGCACCCGAACCTGTTCCATTTCCCCAATGGATACGCAGCCATGGGTTTTGGCATGCCGGTCGCCATCGGCATGAAGGTCGGCGCGGGTGACCGTCCGGTGGCCTGCATCACCGGCGACGGGTCCTTCCAGATGACGATCGAGGAGTTGGCGGCCGCCGTCGAACAGAACCTGTCGATCCCCATCGTGGTCTGGTCCAACGGCGGCTATCAGGAAATCCGCGAATATATGGACAGCAAGGGCCTGCCCACCATCGGCTGCAATATCTACAACCCCGATTTCACCAAAATCGCCGAGGCGTTCGGCGCCCGTGGCTTTCACCCGCAAAGCGGGGATGAACTGCGCGCCGCGCTGGAAACCGCGCT